One genomic window of Caldisericota bacterium includes the following:
- the lgt gene encoding prolipoprotein diacylglyceryl transferase: MYPIFITVGNFTIRTYGVIVAIAIIVAIFVSLHYSNKLKVFNEDTFLDIAILAIVGGILGARICWILTSPYVSFYFDNPQHILAVWEGGLSFEGSVLGGIIAVVLSVKRYKVSFWKFLDVGAPGLAIGYGIGKFACFFNGCCYGLAVPNWWPHIFPLVNIFTDPRSECDVLNTALFPAQLLDSLAGWIAFFVIIFYVMKHRKYHGQVFILFCYVFSPLLFAVEFVRYIPTRFLSLTPNQWSAIIMVVSAAISERFLRKLLPIPDKETL; this comes from the coding sequence ATGTATCCAATTTTTATTACGGTAGGAAATTTTACAATAAGAACATATGGGGTAATAGTCGCAATTGCGATTATTGTTGCCATCTTTGTTTCACTGCACTATTCTAATAAGCTTAAGGTATTTAATGAAGATACATTCCTTGATATTGCTATATTGGCAATTGTTGGAGGGATACTCGGTGCAAGAATATGCTGGATACTTACTTCTCCGTACGTTTCATTTTATTTTGATAATCCTCAGCACATTCTTGCTGTCTGGGAAGGTGGGCTTTCATTTGAAGGGTCAGTTTTAGGCGGGATAATCGCTGTTGTTCTCTCTGTTAAAAGGTATAAAGTTTCTTTTTGGAAATTTCTTGACGTTGGAGCACCCGGGCTTGCCATAGGGTATGGCATTGGAAAATTTGCCTGTTTTTTTAATGGTTGCTGTTATGGATTGGCTGTGCCGAACTGGTGGCCTCATATCTTTCCTCTTGTAAATATTTTTACGGATCCACGTTCTGAGTGCGATGTTTTAAATACAGCTCTTTTTCCGGCGCAGTTACTTGATTCTCTTGCGGGCTGGATAGCGTTTTTTGTAATTATTTTTTACGTTATGAAACACAGAAAATATCACGGGCAAGTATTTATCTTATTTTGCTATGTATTTTCTCCGCTGCTTTTTGCGGTAGAATTTGTTCGCTATATTCCCACTCGATTTCTTTCACTTACACCCAATCAGTGGAGTGCAATAATAATGGTTGTTTCTGCTGCTATTTCCGAGCGTTTTTTAAGGAAACTACTTCCTATTCCGGATAAGGAAACGTTATAA